A single region of the Anas platyrhynchos isolate ZD024472 breed Pekin duck chromosome 6, IASCAAS_PekinDuck_T2T, whole genome shotgun sequence genome encodes:
- the LOC113842171 gene encoding uncharacterized protein: protein MRVGAAGCQARARAAGGAGTRRRLSARPAGSGRLPETQNGGGGGGALPGRCWGSPSGLTEEFGFVEGVADPPKSAGKDEYLAQYQCDDGGDKEKPRRSKERDLISKENVLDGKERAIAERCQGRKAKTKNTEKEHYQSKREHAPSEEKESQKAGPSSKRRCSQSVEVVEQKRHKQEHWEGSRCRSFPGERNSPENGRRAVKYSKSRSGSGGRSEQGSNRYSRSKGERSWSRERYYRDEAGRWERCSYSNDYYSPHATGDSRERKFSHGDAAFDKWTATYYGRSHKHYHYKSGWPHGSLLRDEDVRRFSTPRADLHRCSVSQQHSGRHSRERHALPPVSAHLENCRQKNETEGNRKRKSTRAEGSESEIERKDRKIEKELLGGEKNAKISQVLEEKEV, encoded by the exons ATGCGAGTGGGCGCCGCGGGCTGCCAGGCGAGGGCccgggcggccggcggagcTGGGACTCGGCGACggctcagcgcccgccccgccggcagcggaCGACTCCCGGAGACGCAaaacggcggcggcggaggaggag cgctgcccggtaggtgctggggctccccgtcaggcttgacggaggagtttggcttcgttgaagg tgtcgcggaccctccgaaatctgctgggaaggatgaatacctcgcacagtaccaatgtgatgacggtggagacaaggagaaaccaagaagatcaaaagaacgtgacctcatttcaaaagaaaacgttttggaCGGCAAAGAGcgtg ctattgcagagagatgccaaggtagaaaggccaagactaaaaacactgagaaagagcattaccaaagcaagagggaacatgctcctagtgaagagaaggagagtcaaaaagcaggtccttccagcaagaggaggtgttCTCAGAGCGTGGAAGTTGTTGAGCAAAAGcgtcacaagcaggagcactgggagggaagcaggtgcagatctttccctggtgaaagaaacagccctgagaatggcagaagagcagtcaaatattcaaagtccagatctggcagcggaggaagatcagaacaaggtagcaatagatattcccgatccaaaggggaaagaagttggagcagagaaagatactatcGAGATGAAGCAGGGAGATGGGAAAGATGTAGCTATTCCAATGATTACTATTCACCTCATGCGACAggagacagtagagagagaaagttctctcacggcgatgcagcctttgacaaatggactgcaacttactacggcaggtcacataagcattatcattacaaaagtggatggcctcacggttccctcttgagagatgaagatgtacgtcgctttagcacaccccgagcagacttgcatcgttgctcggtatctcagcaacattctggaagacattctcgtgaaagacatgcgcttccacctgtgtcagctcatttggagaactgtcgccagaaaaatgaaacagaaggaaacagaaaaagaaaatctacccgtgcagaaggtagtgaaagtgaaatagaaaggaaagacagaaagatagaaaaggagcttttaggtggtgaaaaaaatgcaaaaatatcacaagttctagaagaaaaagaagtctaa